The following proteins are encoded in a genomic region of Bufo bufo chromosome 11, aBufBuf1.1, whole genome shotgun sequence:
- the DUSP23 gene encoding dual specificity protein phosphatase 23 isoform X2: MPPVQPHNFSWVEPGLLAGLAMPHVPAHYEYLYQNGIRHLVILTERKPPYHDTCPGITLHRIRIRDFCPPSLQQIKTFLRIVEEARAKGEAVAVHCLHGHGRTGTMLACYLVTSRKITGVDAIHEIRQLRQGSIETSEQEQAVVQFHHHIK; encoded by the exons ATGCCCCCCGTCCAGCCGCACAACTTCTCCTGGGTGGAGCCGGGCCTCCTGGCGGGCTTGGCGATGCCACATGTCCCGGCACACTATGAGTACCTCTACCAGAACGGCATCCGCCACCTGGTGATCCTGACGGAGCGTAAACCGCCATACCACGACACCTGCCCGGGCATCACCCTGCACCGCATCCGCATCCGGGACTTCTGCCCCCCCAGTCTGCAGCAGATCAAGACCTTCCTGAGAATCGTGGAGGAGGCCAGAGCCAAGGGCGAG GCGGTCGCTGTTCACTGCCTCCACGGGCACGGCCGGACGGGCACCATGTTGGCGTGCTACCTGGTCACATCGAGGAAGATCACTGGAGTGGACGCCATTCATGAAATCCGCCAGCTCCGCCAGGGATCCATAGAGACGAGCGAGCAGGAGCAGGCTGTCGTCCAGTTCCACCACCACATCAAGTGA
- the DUSP23 gene encoding dual specificity protein phosphatase 23 isoform X1 — protein MATTTTPTMRPPCFSPLAVMPPVQPHNFSWVEPGLLAGLAMPHVPAHYEYLYQNGIRHLVILTERKPPYHDTCPGITLHRIRIRDFCPPSLQQIKTFLRIVEEARAKGEAVAVHCLHGHGRTGTMLACYLVTSRKITGVDAIHEIRQLRQGSIETSEQEQAVVQFHHHIK, from the exons ATGgctacaactacaactcccaccatgcgccCGCCCTGCTTTTCTCCACTTGCG GTGATGCCCCCCGTCCAGCCGCACAACTTCTCCTGGGTGGAGCCGGGCCTCCTGGCGGGCTTGGCGATGCCACATGTCCCGGCACACTATGAGTACCTCTACCAGAACGGCATCCGCCACCTGGTGATCCTGACGGAGCGTAAACCGCCATACCACGACACCTGCCCGGGCATCACCCTGCACCGCATCCGCATCCGGGACTTCTGCCCCCCCAGTCTGCAGCAGATCAAGACCTTCCTGAGAATCGTGGAGGAGGCCAGAGCCAAGGGCGAG GCGGTCGCTGTTCACTGCCTCCACGGGCACGGCCGGACGGGCACCATGTTGGCGTGCTACCTGGTCACATCGAGGAAGATCACTGGAGTGGACGCCATTCATGAAATCCGCCAGCTCCGCCAGGGATCCATAGAGACGAGCGAGCAGGAGCAGGCTGTCGTCCAGTTCCACCACCACATCAAGTGA